A single region of the Malus sylvestris chromosome 8, drMalSylv7.2, whole genome shotgun sequence genome encodes:
- the LOC126631518 gene encoding zinc finger BED domain-containing protein RICESLEEPER 2-like produces the protein MAFDRLKVDDGYYLPYFTKESHDNIKERPPSTYDWSEAGIFAFFLRHFYKVTLKACCSNTLTIHTTFGDLFKIKSLLLENKDNEFLSMISMLMQEKYDKYWGSIEDMNQYVFVSLVLDPRHKLEKVVDYYEILYGEDEEKVEIATNAVKDLLFDLYKIHKELSFDTQQSTSSGGGSQSATTSGDPLSTMTEIERKLKKKAKRARIVHNDLDRYLSDPNEEEEEANFDILNWWRVNGLSKYPILARVAKEILAIPVSTIALESSFSTSGQIIDPYRSSLSPKMVEALICTQNWLRLIHVALHHKPTIEEIEFCKEVEKEMQMEAQRNVLCCLLGRLSIELELEDLEDFICARHEVMKP, from the exons ATGGCTTTTGATAGGTTGAAAGTAGATGATGGTTATTACCTTCCTTACTTTACTAAAGAAAGTCATGATAATATAAAGGAGAGGCCACCTTCGACTTATGATTGGAGTGAGGCGGGAATATTTGCATTCTTTTTGAGACATTTCTATAAAGTCACTTTAAAAGCGTGTTGTTCTAATACTCTAACAATTCATACTACTTTTGGTGATTTGTTTAAGATCAAAAGTCTTCTCcttgaaaacaaagataatgAATTCTTGTCTATGATCTCCATGTTGATGCAAGAAAAATATGACAAATATTGGGGTTCAATTGAGGATATGAATCAATATGTTTTTGTTTCACTTGTGCTTGATCCTCGCCATAAATTGGAGAAGGTGGTTGATTATTATGAGATACTATATGGCGAGGACGAGGAAAAAGTTGAAATTGCAACCAATGCGGTGAAAGACTTGTTGTTTGATCTTTACAAGATTCATAAAGAGTTATCTTTTGATACACAACAAAGCACAAGTAGTGGTGGTGGTTCTCAATCGGCAACTACAAGTGGAGATCCTTTATCAACCATGACAGAGATTGAAAGAAAGttgaaaaagaaagcaaaaagagCCCGTATTGTGCACAATGATTTGGATAGGTATCTTTCGGATCCtaatgaagaggaagaagaggcaAACTTTGATATATTGAATTGGTGGAGGGTGAATGGGCTTTCTAAGTATCCTATTTTGGCACGAGTTGCAAAAGAGATTTTAGCTATTCCCGTATCAACCATTGCTTTGGAATCCTCATTTAGCACAAGTGGACAAATAATTGATCCATATCGTAGTTCTTTGAGTCCAAAAATGGTGGAGGCTTTGATATGTACACAAAATTGGCTTAGGTTAATTCATGTAGCGTTACATCATAAGCCAACCATTGAGGAGATTGAGTTTTGTAAAGAAGTTGAGAAAG AAATGCAAATGGAAGCTCAAAGAAATGTGCTATGTTGCCTCCTAGGCCGCCTAAGCATTGAGCTTGAGCTTGAGGACTTGGAAGATTTTATTTGTGCAAGACATGAAGTGATGAAACCTTGA